One Peterkaempfera bronchialis DNA window includes the following coding sequences:
- a CDS encoding LacI family DNA-binding transcriptional regulator, whose protein sequence is MTTLKDVARAAGVSHMTVSNVFNGTGRVSAAVRTRVLETAEALGYAGPDPTAASLRRRRTGTLGVVLPMPLAAAFADPAATAFLRGAAEEFQRRELGMTLLALPPAVGPLPRTAAAPPHPVSPAPLAALERAVIDAALLYSVEVDHPGLAVLAKRGLPVAAADSPGHGTGLRIFGAAWSGFVTVDDRDGGHAAARHLIDLGHRRAVVLVDRLAVQPRHGTATWAEALATSSAILHERLSGYLTAWTDAGLPPGHLTVVECGDNTVAAGREATRPLLAAGSPPTAVLAIGDLLALGACQAAEEAGLTIPGDLSVVGYDDIPAAAAADPPLTTVRQPSVDKGRHAARALLVHPDVLPPGPVGRAPAPPVRLSLPVQLIVRHSTARPRSQPD, encoded by the coding sequence GTGACAACGCTCAAGGACGTGGCGCGGGCCGCCGGCGTGTCCCATATGACCGTCTCCAATGTCTTCAACGGCACCGGTCGGGTCTCCGCCGCCGTACGGACCCGGGTGCTGGAGACCGCCGAGGCCCTCGGCTATGCCGGGCCCGACCCCACGGCCGCCTCGCTGCGCCGACGCCGCACCGGGACGCTCGGGGTGGTGCTGCCGATGCCGCTGGCCGCCGCGTTCGCCGATCCGGCCGCGACCGCGTTCCTGCGGGGCGCGGCCGAGGAGTTCCAGCGGCGCGAACTGGGCATGACCCTGCTTGCGCTTCCCCCCGCCGTCGGCCCGCTGCCGCGCACCGCCGCCGCGCCGCCGCACCCCGTCTCCCCGGCGCCGCTGGCCGCCCTGGAACGCGCGGTCATCGACGCCGCTCTGCTCTACAGCGTGGAGGTGGACCACCCGGGGCTCGCCGTGCTGGCCAAGCGCGGCCTGCCGGTGGCCGCCGCCGACTCACCCGGCCATGGCACCGGCCTGCGGATCTTCGGCGCCGCCTGGAGCGGGTTCGTCACCGTGGACGACCGCGACGGCGGGCACGCCGCCGCCCGCCACCTGATCGACCTCGGCCACCGCCGGGCGGTGGTGCTGGTCGACCGGCTGGCCGTACAGCCCCGGCATGGCACGGCCACCTGGGCCGAGGCGCTGGCCACCAGCAGCGCGATCCTCCATGAACGGCTCTCCGGCTACCTGACCGCCTGGACCGACGCCGGGCTGCCCCCCGGGCACCTCACCGTCGTGGAGTGCGGCGACAACACCGTCGCCGCCGGGCGCGAGGCCACCCGGCCCCTGCTGGCGGCCGGTTCGCCGCCGACCGCCGTCCTGGCCATCGGCGACCTGCTGGCCCTGGGCGCCTGCCAGGCAGCCGAGGAGGCCGGTCTGACGATCCCGGGGGACCTCTCGGTGGTCGGCTACGACGACATCCCGGCGGCGGCAGCGGCGGACCCGCCGCTGACCACCGTCCGCCAGCCCTCGGTCGACAAGGGCCGGCATGCGGCCCGCGCCCTGCTGGTCCACCCCGATGTGCTGCCGCCCGGGCCCG
- a CDS encoding MFS transporter: MSRTDRPAPPTAALRRARLATFAFFGLNGFVLGMWIVHIPVIEERTGVSHSTLGALLLVLGGAALASMQVAGPLSDRLGHRTVVTGAGILISAAVIAPGLATGPWALAAALVALGLGNGGLDVAMNAHAVEVERGYGRPVMSAFHAVFSVGSVAAAAVGAPLLAHQVAPGATLTVVAVVGVLAACLAGRGLLAELPPQQDAAGAPADAADTGAGTGRRPLGRALWLLGALTFALMLCEGVAYDWSTLHLRDVLDASVGTAALAYGAFSVAMTGGRFAADRVSALLGPVRVVRYGAAVAAVGLATAAASPWIAGALAGWTLFGIGLSGCVPQFFTAAGNLDPNASGAAIAKVGGLGYLGLLAGPAVIGALTHWMPLNAAFVLPVVLCVVGAASARVLRPAAARSQAAVAVESSAEA; encoded by the coding sequence ATGTCCCGGACCGACCGCCCCGCACCACCGACGGCCGCGCTGCGCCGGGCCCGGCTGGCCACCTTCGCCTTCTTCGGCCTCAATGGCTTCGTCCTCGGCATGTGGATCGTGCACATCCCGGTGATCGAGGAGCGGACCGGGGTCTCCCACAGCACCCTGGGCGCCCTGCTGCTGGTGCTCGGCGGCGCCGCGCTCGCCTCCATGCAGGTCGCCGGGCCGCTCTCGGACCGTCTGGGCCACCGCACCGTGGTCACCGGAGCCGGCATCCTGATCAGCGCCGCCGTCATCGCGCCCGGCCTGGCCACCGGCCCCTGGGCGCTGGCTGCCGCACTGGTCGCCCTCGGGCTGGGCAACGGCGGCCTGGACGTGGCCATGAACGCGCACGCGGTCGAGGTCGAGCGCGGGTACGGGCGTCCGGTGATGTCCGCCTTCCATGCGGTCTTCTCGGTCGGCAGCGTCGCCGCCGCAGCCGTCGGCGCACCCCTGCTGGCCCACCAGGTCGCCCCCGGCGCAACCCTGACCGTGGTGGCCGTGGTCGGCGTCCTGGCGGCGTGCCTGGCCGGCCGGGGCCTGCTGGCCGAGCTGCCCCCGCAGCAGGACGCCGCCGGCGCCCCCGCCGATGCGGCGGACACGGGGGCGGGCACCGGCCGCAGGCCGCTCGGCCGCGCGCTGTGGCTGCTGGGCGCCCTCACCTTTGCGCTGATGCTCTGCGAGGGGGTCGCCTACGACTGGTCCACCCTGCATCTGCGGGATGTCCTGGACGCATCGGTGGGCACCGCCGCACTCGCCTATGGGGCCTTCTCGGTGGCCATGACCGGGGGCCGGTTCGCGGCCGACCGGGTCAGCGCGCTGCTCGGCCCGGTACGCGTGGTGCGCTACGGCGCCGCCGTGGCCGCCGTCGGCCTGGCCACTGCGGCGGCCTCGCCCTGGATCGCGGGCGCGCTGGCCGGCTGGACCCTCTTCGGCATCGGCCTCTCCGGCTGCGTCCCGCAGTTCTTCACCGCCGCAGGCAACCTCGACCCGAACGCCTCCGGCGCCGCCATCGCCAAGGTGGGCGGCCTCGGCTACCTGGGCCTGCTGGCCGGGCCCGCCGTGATCGGCGCCCTCACCCACTGGATGCCGCTCAACGCGGCGTTTGTGCTGCCCGTCGTCCTGTGCGTGGTCGGTGCTGCCAGTGCCCGGGTGTTGCGTCCGGCCGCTGCCCGGTCCCAGGCTGCTGTGGCGGTGGAGTCTTCGGCTGAGGCATGA
- a CDS encoding APC family permease has translation MGTALTEGTGPGRLRRDVGFWGLLFVSLGSIIGSGWLLGALTAATIAGPASLLSWVLAAAMLAVLALVHAELGAAYPVAGGTARFPFFAFGPLAGFTAGWMGWVQAVTIAPIEVEATLSYTDHIGWVRQHVGLLHPDGTLTGTGLLVASCFMLLFTAVNILGVKLLSDSNAVTVIWKTLVPLLTVVVLMALTFHGSNFTAGGGFAPYGAHGVFAALPAGVVFALQGFEQAIQLAGEARDPQRDVSRAVIAAMVVGTLVYLLLEVAFIATLDPAGLVHGWAHPVGKGDFGPYATLATAAGAGWLAVILYIDAVVSPAGTGLVYVAASSRLSYAMGHERALPGRLAWIDRRGVPLVSILLAFVVGEIAFLPFPSWQSLVGLVTSATSIMYGFAPVALHALRLRDADRPRPYRLPAWRLLCPVAFVSANLIIYWSGYQADWKLGASLLVGLAIFAATRAATPRAERRALHLRSAGWVWPWLGGLILIGRLGRYGGVGALPDRWDLLAVIGYSLLIYYTAVRMAMGSADVDAAVAAEEQGEFDTPGPPPA, from the coding sequence ATGGGCACAGCCCTGACCGAGGGGACCGGCCCCGGCCGGCTCCGCCGGGACGTCGGCTTCTGGGGCCTCCTCTTTGTCTCGCTGGGGTCGATCATCGGCTCGGGATGGCTGCTGGGCGCGCTGACCGCCGCCACCATCGCCGGGCCGGCCTCGCTGCTCTCCTGGGTACTGGCCGCCGCGATGCTGGCCGTGCTGGCGCTGGTGCACGCCGAACTGGGCGCCGCCTACCCGGTCGCCGGGGGGACGGCAAGGTTCCCGTTCTTCGCCTTCGGTCCGCTGGCGGGCTTCACGGCCGGCTGGATGGGCTGGGTGCAGGCGGTCACCATCGCCCCGATCGAGGTCGAGGCCACGCTGTCGTACACGGACCACATCGGCTGGGTGCGGCAGCACGTCGGCCTGCTGCACCCGGACGGGACGCTCACCGGCACCGGGCTGCTGGTGGCCAGCTGCTTCATGCTGCTCTTCACCGCCGTCAACATCCTCGGGGTGAAGCTGCTGTCGGACAGCAACGCGGTGACGGTGATCTGGAAGACCCTCGTCCCGCTGCTGACCGTGGTCGTCCTGATGGCGCTGACCTTCCACGGGTCGAACTTCACCGCCGGCGGCGGCTTCGCCCCCTATGGCGCGCACGGGGTCTTCGCGGCCCTGCCGGCCGGTGTGGTCTTCGCGTTGCAGGGCTTCGAGCAGGCCATCCAGCTGGCCGGGGAGGCCCGCGACCCGCAGCGGGACGTCTCCCGCGCGGTGATCGCCGCCATGGTCGTGGGCACCCTGGTGTACCTGCTGCTGGAGGTCGCCTTCATCGCGACGCTCGACCCGGCCGGTCTGGTGCACGGCTGGGCCCATCCGGTCGGCAAGGGCGACTTCGGCCCGTACGCCACGCTGGCGACTGCGGCGGGCGCCGGCTGGCTGGCGGTCATCCTCTACATCGACGCGGTGGTCTCCCCGGCCGGTACCGGCCTGGTCTATGTCGCCGCGTCCTCGCGGCTCTCCTATGCGATGGGCCACGAGCGGGCGCTGCCCGGGCGGCTGGCGTGGATCGACCGGCGCGGGGTCCCGCTGGTGTCGATCCTGCTGGCCTTCGTGGTCGGCGAGATCGCCTTCCTGCCGTTCCCGAGCTGGCAGTCCCTGGTGGGCCTGGTCACCTCGGCGACGTCGATCATGTACGGCTTCGCTCCGGTCGCGCTGCACGCCCTGCGGCTGCGGGACGCCGACCGCCCGCGCCCCTACCGGCTGCCCGCGTGGCGGCTGCTCTGCCCGGTGGCCTTTGTCTCGGCCAACCTCATCATCTACTGGTCCGGCTACCAGGCGGACTGGAAGCTCGGCGCCTCCCTGCTGGTCGGCCTCGCCATCTTCGCGGCCACCCGCGCCGCCACGCCCCGGGCCGAGCGCCGCGCACTCCATCTGCGGTCCGCCGGCTGGGTGTGGCCGTGGCTCGGCGGGCTCATCCTGATCGGCCGACTGGGCCGCTACGGCGGCGTGGGCGCCCTGCCCGACCGGTGGGACCTGCTGGCCGTGATCGGCTACAGCCTGCTCATCTACTACACCGCCGTCCGGATGGCGATGGGCAGTGCGGACGTCGACGCCGCCGTCGCCGCCGAGGAGCAGGGCGAATTCGACACACCGGGACCGCCCCCGGCCTGA
- a CDS encoding SDR family oxidoreductase, whose product MTQNTTARRTIALVTGANRGIGREIAAQLAGLGMTVLLAARDPAHGEEAAAALRSGGADVQALPLDVTDQATVTAAAKQIDGEYGRLDVLVNNAGIAGDPGGQLPREADLDTVRAVFETNVVGVIGVTTAMLPLLLRSAAGRIVNVTSGMGSLTLMADQAGPFAGRPASVAYVPSKTALNALTVQYAKELRPHGVLVNAADPGPCATDFDAATPGFTRTAAQGAAIAVRLATLDAGGPTGGCFGERGPIPW is encoded by the coding sequence ATGACCCAGAACACCACCGCACGGCGGACCATTGCGCTGGTCACCGGAGCGAACAGGGGAATCGGACGCGAGATCGCCGCGCAACTCGCCGGCCTGGGCATGACGGTGCTGCTGGCCGCCCGGGACCCGGCACATGGCGAGGAGGCCGCAGCCGCGCTGCGGTCCGGCGGCGCCGATGTGCAGGCGCTGCCACTCGACGTCACCGACCAGGCGACGGTCACGGCGGCCGCCAAGCAGATCGACGGAGAGTACGGGCGGCTCGATGTGCTGGTCAACAACGCCGGGATCGCCGGCGATCCCGGCGGGCAGCTCCCCCGCGAAGCCGACCTGGACACCGTCCGGGCGGTCTTCGAGACCAATGTGGTCGGCGTGATCGGGGTGACGACCGCGATGCTGCCGCTGCTGCTGCGCTCGGCAGCCGGACGGATCGTCAATGTCACCAGCGGCATGGGCTCGCTGACGCTGATGGCCGACCAGGCGGGTCCCTTCGCGGGCCGGCCGGCCTCGGTGGCCTACGTCCCCTCCAAGACCGCGCTCAATGCGCTGACCGTGCAGTACGCCAAGGAGCTGCGCCCGCACGGCGTCCTGGTCAACGCGGCGGACCCGGGCCCCTGCGCGACCGACTTCGACGCGGCCACTCCCGGCTTCACCCGCACCGCCGCCCAGGGCGCCGCCATCGCCGTACGGCTGGCCACCCTCGACGCCGGCGGCCCGACCGGCGGCTGCTTCGGCGAGCGCGGCCCGATCCCCTGGTAG
- a CDS encoding antibiotic biosynthesis monooxygenase family protein — MTTVQYGRPRTHEKLRVLFLIRLAEGGREGFLSAYESIRHSVADVPGHILDQLGAPVDDSRQWVITSEWETPEHFFAWQQSEEHRALVAPMGAWIEKAESLRFRVVEETPDPAAGGRR, encoded by the coding sequence GTGACCACAGTGCAGTACGGCCGACCCCGCACGCACGAAAAGTTGCGCGTGCTTTTCCTGATTCGCCTCGCGGAAGGTGGCCGAGAGGGTTTCCTCAGCGCCTACGAGAGCATCCGGCATTCCGTCGCCGACGTCCCCGGGCACATCCTCGACCAACTCGGCGCCCCCGTCGACGACTCCCGGCAGTGGGTGATCACCAGCGAATGGGAGACCCCGGAGCACTTCTTCGCCTGGCAGCAGAGCGAGGAGCACCGCGCCCTGGTCGCGCCGATGGGCGCCTGGATCGAGAAGGCCGAATCCCTGCGCTTCCGGGTGGTCGAGGAGACCCCGGACCCGGCGGCGGGAGGGCGGCGATGA
- a CDS encoding NAD(P)-dependent oxidoreductase has translation MTEAKRFEGPVAVLGLGAMGSSLAARLLDQGVPVRVWNRTAERTAPLTDAGAVAAAHPAEATAGTSAAICTVADGDALAAVLHGPGGVLAEGPYPGCLVCASTVAPGDVVRIAESTTGSVLDVGMLGNREHARTGELRLYVGGGQQAFNAGRPLLDLLGREVVHLGGPGSGMRMKLLLNLLMGIEVQALAEAAELGAALGLDRQLVLSTIAGSGFASPVMAFKSRRLAAGRFGQPDFRLRLMAKDLALAAAEGSAAGVRLPLVDAAADTHGRAVEQGRGGDDCTAVVHALGATPDLAAVRS, from the coding sequence ATGACCGAGGCGAAACGCTTCGAAGGACCCGTCGCCGTGCTCGGCCTCGGCGCGATGGGCAGCAGCCTGGCGGCCCGCCTGCTCGACCAGGGCGTCCCGGTCCGGGTGTGGAACCGCACCGCCGAGCGCACCGCCCCCCTCACCGACGCGGGCGCCGTCGCCGCCGCCCACCCGGCCGAGGCCACCGCCGGCACCAGCGCCGCCATCTGCACCGTCGCGGACGGCGACGCCCTGGCCGCCGTGCTGCACGGGCCCGGTGGCGTCCTCGCCGAGGGGCCGTACCCCGGATGCCTGGTCTGCGCCAGCACGGTCGCCCCCGGCGACGTGGTCCGCATCGCGGAGTCCACCACCGGGTCCGTCCTCGACGTCGGCATGCTCGGCAACCGGGAGCACGCCCGCACCGGCGAGCTGCGCCTCTATGTGGGCGGCGGGCAGCAGGCGTTCAACGCCGGGCGACCGCTGCTGGACCTGCTGGGCAGGGAGGTGGTGCACCTCGGCGGCCCCGGCTCCGGCATGCGGATGAAGCTGCTGCTCAACCTGCTCATGGGCATCGAGGTGCAGGCGCTGGCCGAGGCCGCCGAACTGGGCGCCGCCCTGGGGCTGGACCGCCAACTGGTCCTCAGCACCATCGCCGGCAGCGGCTTCGCCTCCCCGGTCATGGCCTTCAAGTCCCGCCGCCTGGCGGCCGGGCGGTTCGGCCAGCCCGACTTCCGACTCCGGCTGATGGCCAAGGACCTCGCCCTCGCCGCAGCGGAGGGCTCGGCGGCCGGGGTGCGGCTGCCGCTTGTCGACGCCGCCGCCGACACCCATGGCCGCGCCGTCGAACAGGGCCGGGGCGGCGACGACTGCACCGCCGTCGTCCATGCGCTGGGCGCCACGCCGGACCTGGCGGCCGTCCGATCGTGA
- a CDS encoding amidohydrolase family protein: protein MIIDIHGHLSPPEAARRFPMPPSLTDVDGMLAARAQAGIDLTIIGSPVGAGAMARVPGVDNYAQPRDRLRAFHAWMSGLIGTFPDQLRGYVYANPFGDDDHLEGVRQTLADPAFVGLITTSSVHGELLGSPRADSFFALAAEAAVPVLVHAPAEPAGTERVTDFGFVEQIGRFGDLTSGLAMIAFAGWLDKYPGLRLIGATGGGALALLPERLQTAARPRHWAPAAAGPGERPPTREHPPTGERPPSVTADPGAALRRLYVDTSTTSAAHLRLNAEVLGPDRMLLGTDSPPLASPLEDHLRMIEKLPIDQEAQQRILGGNAEALFDLRRRP, encoded by the coding sequence ATGATCATCGACATCCACGGGCATCTCTCCCCGCCCGAGGCAGCCCGCCGATTCCCGATGCCGCCGAGCCTCACCGACGTCGACGGCATGCTCGCCGCCCGCGCCCAGGCCGGGATCGACCTCACCATCATCGGCAGCCCGGTCGGCGCGGGCGCGATGGCCCGCGTCCCCGGCGTCGACAACTACGCCCAGCCCCGGGACCGGCTGCGCGCCTTCCACGCCTGGATGTCCGGGTTGATCGGTACCTTCCCGGACCAACTGCGCGGCTATGTGTACGCCAATCCGTTCGGCGACGACGACCACCTCGAAGGGGTCCGGCAGACCCTCGCCGACCCCGCGTTCGTCGGGCTGATCACCACCTCCAGCGTCCACGGCGAACTGCTCGGCTCCCCCCGGGCCGACTCCTTCTTCGCGCTGGCCGCCGAGGCCGCCGTACCGGTCCTGGTCCACGCCCCGGCGGAACCGGCCGGGACGGAGCGGGTCACCGACTTCGGCTTCGTCGAGCAGATCGGCCGGTTCGGCGACCTCACCAGCGGCCTGGCCATGATCGCGTTCGCGGGGTGGCTGGACAAGTACCCCGGCCTCCGGCTGATCGGGGCGACCGGCGGCGGCGCGCTGGCCCTGCTGCCCGAGCGGTTGCAGACGGCCGCCCGCCCCCGGCACTGGGCCCCCGCCGCCGCCGGCCCCGGCGAGCGCCCGCCGACCCGCGAGCACCCGCCCACCGGCGAGCGCCCGCCCTCCGTGACGGCCGACCCGGGCGCGGCCCTGCGGCGCCTGTACGTCGACACCAGCACCACCAGCGCCGCCCATCTGCGCCTCAACGCCGAGGTGCTGGGCCCGGACCGGATGCTGCTCGGCACCGACTCCCCGCCGCTCGCCTCCCCCCTGGAGGACCACCTGCGGATGATCGAGAAGCTTCCGATCGACCAGGAGGCCCAGCAGCGCATCCTTGGCGGGAACGCCGAAGCGCTCTTCGACCTGAGGAGGCGGCCGTGA